One window of Trifolium pratense cultivar HEN17-A07 linkage group LG5, ARS_RC_1.1, whole genome shotgun sequence genomic DNA carries:
- the LOC123883677 gene encoding uncharacterized protein LOC123883677 isoform X1: MVNRFTISLSWFRTGLFFSKLISKARNQITQSETKSQNHSFINHRKSSSSVKPTLLLRQTHSHRRILLRQTHSHRRIHLVLRRTTTHHRRQSNQLKSQNQLNRLDEILEEEGDLDVLIWWKDNCTRYPVLARIAREVLAIPVSTVASESAFSTGGRVLDALICTQDWVKKKDHGIETSSLVSYDDLNTLQQLEQGKIKRYLLFTYYSKSIFDSLF, from the exons atggtAAACCGGTTTACCATTTCACTTAGTTGGTTTAGAACCGGTTTATTCTTctcaaaattaatttcaaaagcGAGAAACCAAATAACACAGTCAGAAACCAAATCACAAAATCACAGTTTCATCAATCATCGCAAATCCTCCTCCTCCGTCAAACCCACTCTCCTCCTCCGTCAAACCCACTCCCACCGGCGAATCCTCCTCCGTCAAACCCACTCCCACCGGCGAATCCATCTCGTCCTCCGTCGCACAACCACTCACCATCGACGACAATCCAATCAGCTTAAATCGCAAAATCAGCTTAATCG CTTGGATGAAATATTAGAGGAAGAAGGGGATTTAGATGTCCTAATTTGGTGGAAGGATAATTGTACTCGATATCCAGTCCTTGCAAGAATTGCAAGAGAAGTGTTGGCTATACCAGTCTCTACGGTTGCCTCTGAATCTGCCTTTAGTACCGGAGGGAGAGTGCTTGATGCATTGATTTGCACACAAGAttgggttaaaaaaaaagatcatgGCATTGAGACATCATCTTTGGTTTCATATGATGATCTTAACACTCTACAGCAACTTGAGCAAGGTAAGATTAAAAGATATCTTCTTTTTACTTACTATagtaaatctatctttgattctttGTTTTAG
- the LOC123883677 gene encoding uncharacterized protein LOC123883677 isoform X3: MVNRFTISLSWFRTGLFFSKLISKARNQITQSETKSQNHSFINHRKSSSSVKPTLLLRQTHSHRRIHLVLRRTTTHHRRQSNQLKSQNQLNRLDEILEEEGDLDVLIWWKDNCTRYPVLARIAREVLAIPVSTVASESAFSTGGRVLDALICTQDWVKKKDHGIETSSLVSYDDLNTLQQLEQDFLSNLGSSSASTRLDDD, translated from the exons atggtAAACCGGTTTACCATTTCACTTAGTTGGTTTAGAACCGGTTTATTCTTctcaaaattaatttcaaaagcGAGAAACCAAATAACACAGTCAGAAACCAAATCACAAAATCACAGTTTCATCAATCATCGCAAATCCTCCTCCTCCGTCAAACCCACTC TCCTCCTCCGTCAAACCCACTCCCACCGGCGAATCCATCTCGTCCTCCGTCGCACAACCACTCACCATCGACGACAATCCAATCAGCTTAAATCGCAAAATCAGCTTAATCG CTTGGATGAAATATTAGAGGAAGAAGGGGATTTAGATGTCCTAATTTGGTGGAAGGATAATTGTACTCGATATCCAGTCCTTGCAAGAATTGCAAGAGAAGTGTTGGCTATACCAGTCTCTACGGTTGCCTCTGAATCTGCCTTTAGTACCGGAGGGAGAGTGCTTGATGCATTGATTTGCACACAAGAttgggttaaaaaaaaagatcatgGCATTGAGACATCATCTTTGGTTTCATATGATGATCTTAACACTCTACAGCAACTTGAGCAAG attttttatcAAATCTTGGTAGTTCTTCGGCTTCTACGAGGCTCGATGACGATTGA
- the LOC123883677 gene encoding uncharacterized protein LOC123883677 isoform X2: protein MVNRFTISLSWFRTGLFFSKLISKARNQITQSETKSQNHSFINHRKSSSSVKPTLLLRQTHSHRRILLRQTHSHRRIHLVLRRTTTHHRRQSNQLKSQNQLNRLDEILEEEGDLDVLIWWKDNCTRYPVLARIAREVLAIPVSTVASESAFSTGGRVLDALICTQDWVKKKDHGIETSSLVSYDDLNTLQQLEQDFLSNLGSSSASTRLDDD from the exons atggtAAACCGGTTTACCATTTCACTTAGTTGGTTTAGAACCGGTTTATTCTTctcaaaattaatttcaaaagcGAGAAACCAAATAACACAGTCAGAAACCAAATCACAAAATCACAGTTTCATCAATCATCGCAAATCCTCCTCCTCCGTCAAACCCACTCTCCTCCTCCGTCAAACCCACTCCCACCGGCGAATCCTCCTCCGTCAAACCCACTCCCACCGGCGAATCCATCTCGTCCTCCGTCGCACAACCACTCACCATCGACGACAATCCAATCAGCTTAAATCGCAAAATCAGCTTAATCG CTTGGATGAAATATTAGAGGAAGAAGGGGATTTAGATGTCCTAATTTGGTGGAAGGATAATTGTACTCGATATCCAGTCCTTGCAAGAATTGCAAGAGAAGTGTTGGCTATACCAGTCTCTACGGTTGCCTCTGAATCTGCCTTTAGTACCGGAGGGAGAGTGCTTGATGCATTGATTTGCACACAAGAttgggttaaaaaaaaagatcatgGCATTGAGACATCATCTTTGGTTTCATATGATGATCTTAACACTCTACAGCAACTTGAGCAAG attttttatcAAATCTTGGTAGTTCTTCGGCTTCTACGAGGCTCGATGACGATTGA
- the LOC123883677 gene encoding uncharacterized protein LOC123883677 isoform X5 gives MVNRFTISLSWFRTGLFFSKLISKARNQITQSETKSQNHSFINHRKSSSSVKPTLLLRQTHSHRRILLRQTHSHRRIHLVLRRTTTHHRRQSNQLKSQNQLNRLDEILEEEGDLDVLIWWKDNCTRYPVLARIAREVLAIPVSTVASESAFSTGGRVLDALICTQDWVKKKDHGIETSSLVSYDDLNTLQQLEQAVFL, from the exons atggtAAACCGGTTTACCATTTCACTTAGTTGGTTTAGAACCGGTTTATTCTTctcaaaattaatttcaaaagcGAGAAACCAAATAACACAGTCAGAAACCAAATCACAAAATCACAGTTTCATCAATCATCGCAAATCCTCCTCCTCCGTCAAACCCACTCTCCTCCTCCGTCAAACCCACTCCCACCGGCGAATCCTCCTCCGTCAAACCCACTCCCACCGGCGAATCCATCTCGTCCTCCGTCGCACAACCACTCACCATCGACGACAATCCAATCAGCTTAAATCGCAAAATCAGCTTAATCG CTTGGATGAAATATTAGAGGAAGAAGGGGATTTAGATGTCCTAATTTGGTGGAAGGATAATTGTACTCGATATCCAGTCCTTGCAAGAATTGCAAGAGAAGTGTTGGCTATACCAGTCTCTACGGTTGCCTCTGAATCTGCCTTTAGTACCGGAGGGAGAGTGCTTGATGCATTGATTTGCACACAAGAttgggttaaaaaaaaagatcatgGCATTGAGACATCATCTTTGGTTTCATATGATGATCTTAACACTCTACAGCAACTTGAGCAAG CTGTTTTCTTGTAG
- the LOC123883677 gene encoding uncharacterized protein LOC123883677 isoform X4, translating to MVNRFTISLSWFRTGLFFSKLISKARNQITQSETKSQNHSFINHRKSSSSVKPTLLLRQTHSHRRILLRQTHSHRRIHLVLRRTTTHHRRQSNQLKSQNQLNRLDEILEEEGDLDVLIWWKDNCTRYPVLARIAREVLAIPVSTVASESAFSTGGRVLDALICTQDWVKKKDHGIETSSLVSYDDLNTLQQLEQAGAGVD from the exons atggtAAACCGGTTTACCATTTCACTTAGTTGGTTTAGAACCGGTTTATTCTTctcaaaattaatttcaaaagcGAGAAACCAAATAACACAGTCAGAAACCAAATCACAAAATCACAGTTTCATCAATCATCGCAAATCCTCCTCCTCCGTCAAACCCACTCTCCTCCTCCGTCAAACCCACTCCCACCGGCGAATCCTCCTCCGTCAAACCCACTCCCACCGGCGAATCCATCTCGTCCTCCGTCGCACAACCACTCACCATCGACGACAATCCAATCAGCTTAAATCGCAAAATCAGCTTAATCG CTTGGATGAAATATTAGAGGAAGAAGGGGATTTAGATGTCCTAATTTGGTGGAAGGATAATTGTACTCGATATCCAGTCCTTGCAAGAATTGCAAGAGAAGTGTTGGCTATACCAGTCTCTACGGTTGCCTCTGAATCTGCCTTTAGTACCGGAGGGAGAGTGCTTGATGCATTGATTTGCACACAAGAttgggttaaaaaaaaagatcatgGCATTGAGACATCATCTTTGGTTTCATATGATGATCTTAACACTCTACAGCAACTTGAGCAAG CTGGTGCGGGTGTTGACTAG